Proteins encoded by one window of Serratia nevei:
- the yacG gene encoding DNA gyrase inhibitor YacG has product MTTVVKCPTCGTGVVWGEVSPFRPFCSKRCQLIDLGEWADEEKRIPSNSDLSESEDWSEMDDR; this is encoded by the coding sequence ATGACGACCGTAGTAAAATGCCCAACCTGTGGCACCGGCGTGGTTTGGGGTGAAGTTAGCCCGTTCCGGCCGTTTTGCAGCAAGCGCTGCCAGCTGATCGATCTCGGCGAGTGGGCCGATGAAGAGAAGCGTATTCCGAGCAACAGCGATCTGTCGGAAAGCGAAGACTGGAGTGAAATGGACGATCGTTGA
- the zapD gene encoding cell division protein ZapD has product MSDVSPTVLFEHPLNEKMRTWLRIEFLLQQLHGQRALSETAIALTFFRTVSDLLDVLERGEVRTELLKELERQQQKLLAWADVPGVDMALIDQLRGQLKSRSSALMAAPRLGQALREDRLIGLVRQRLNIPGGCCSFDLPTLHMWMHAPQQDRDADVATWLQSLDPLNQALIMVLDLIRQSGPFRNQISLNGFFQDNAEGADLLRLRLHLAPQLYPQISGHKTRYAIRFLPLDSENGVVPERLTFELACC; this is encoded by the coding sequence ATGAGTGATGTTTCCCCAACCGTTCTCTTTGAACACCCGCTGAACGAAAAAATGCGTACCTGGCTACGCATCGAATTTCTGCTGCAACAGCTGCACGGCCAACGCGCCCTGAGTGAAACCGCCATCGCCCTCACCTTCTTTCGCACCGTCTCCGACTTGCTGGACGTGCTGGAGCGCGGCGAAGTGCGCACCGAACTCCTCAAAGAGCTGGAGCGCCAGCAGCAGAAACTGTTGGCCTGGGCCGATGTGCCGGGCGTGGATATGGCGCTGATCGACCAGCTGCGCGGCCAGTTGAAATCGCGCTCATCGGCGCTGATGGCGGCGCCACGCCTCGGCCAGGCGCTGCGCGAAGATCGGCTGATCGGCCTGGTGCGCCAGCGGCTGAACATTCCCGGCGGCTGCTGCAGCTTCGATCTGCCGACCCTGCACATGTGGATGCACGCGCCGCAGCAGGATCGCGATGCCGACGTCGCCACCTGGCTGCAGTCGCTGGATCCGCTGAACCAGGCGCTGATCATGGTGCTGGATCTGATCCGCCAATCCGGGCCGTTCCGCAATCAAATCAGCCTGAACGGCTTTTTCCAGGACAACGCCGAAGGGGCGGATCTGCTGCGCCTGCGCCTCCATCTGGCGCCGCAGCTTTATCCGCAGATTTCCGGCCACAAGACCCGCTATGCCATTCGTTTCCTACCGCTGGATAGCGAAAATGGCGTGGTGCCTGAACGCCTGACGTTCGAACTGGCCTGTTGTTGA
- the coaE gene encoding dephospho-CoA kinase (Dephospho-CoA kinase (CoaE) performs the final step in coenzyme A biosynthesis.), with amino-acid sequence MAYIVALTGGIGSGKTTVANAFARHGATLVDADVIARQVVEPGTPALAAIAERFGNEMLLPDGALNRAALRQRIFSHPDDKTWLNQLLHPLIHRETQRQLAQATSPYALWVVPLLVENGLQDRADRVLVIDVDAETQLVRTIARDGVSREQAQSILAAQATRRQRLAVADDIIDNSGAAQGIEPQVAALHRRYLELAATAPQQD; translated from the coding sequence ATGGCCTACATTGTTGCGTTGACCGGGGGCATAGGCAGCGGCAAGACGACCGTCGCGAACGCCTTTGCGCGCCACGGCGCAACCCTCGTCGATGCCGACGTGATCGCCCGTCAGGTCGTCGAGCCGGGCACCCCTGCTTTGGCCGCGATCGCCGAGCGATTTGGTAATGAAATGTTGCTGCCGGACGGCGCATTGAACCGCGCTGCGCTGCGTCAGCGCATCTTTAGCCATCCCGATGACAAAACCTGGCTGAACCAGCTGCTGCATCCGCTGATACACCGTGAAACCCAGCGCCAACTGGCGCAGGCCACCAGCCCGTACGCGCTGTGGGTGGTGCCGCTGCTGGTGGAAAACGGTCTGCAGGATCGCGCCGATCGGGTGCTGGTGATCGACGTCGACGCCGAAACCCAGCTGGTTCGCACCATCGCGCGCGACGGCGTCAGCCGTGAGCAAGCGCAGAGCATTCTCGCCGCCCAGGCCACGCGCCGGCAGCGCCTCGCCGTGGCGGATGACATTATTGACAACAGCGGCGCCGCTCAAGGGATAGAGCCACAGGTCGCCGCACTGCATCGTCGCTACCTTGAACTGGCGGCAACAGCGCCCCAACAGGATTAA
- a CDS encoding GMP reductase: MRIEEDLKLGFKDVLIRPKRSTLKSRSEVELERQFTFKHSGCSWSGVPIIAANMDTVGTFRMAEALASFDVLTAVHKHYSVEQWADFVQRMPESVLRHVMVSTGTSEADFAKMQQILALSPALKFICIDVANGYSEHFVAFLQKAREACPNHVICAGNVVTGEMVEELILSGADIVKVGIGPGSVCTTRVKTGVGYPQLSAVIECADAAHGLGGQIVSDGGCSVPGDVAKAFGGGADFVMLGGMLAGHDECEGTVVEENGEKFMLFYGMSSESAMKRHVGGVAEYRAAEGKTVKLPLRGEVEFTVRDILGGLRSACTYVGAERLKELTKRTTFIRVAEQENRVFGSK; encoded by the coding sequence ATGCGTATTGAAGAAGATTTGAAGTTGGGCTTTAAAGACGTGTTGATCCGCCCTAAGCGCTCCACGCTGAAAAGCCGCTCCGAGGTTGAACTGGAACGTCAGTTTACCTTCAAGCATTCAGGTTGCAGCTGGTCCGGCGTGCCGATTATCGCCGCTAACATGGACACGGTGGGCACCTTCCGCATGGCCGAGGCCCTGGCTTCTTTCGACGTTCTCACCGCCGTACACAAACATTACAGCGTCGAGCAATGGGCTGACTTCGTGCAGCGCATGCCGGAATCGGTGCTGCGCCACGTCATGGTGTCCACCGGTACTTCCGAAGCCGACTTCGCCAAAATGCAGCAGATCCTGGCCCTGTCTCCGGCGCTGAAATTCATCTGCATCGACGTGGCCAACGGCTACTCTGAACATTTCGTCGCCTTCCTGCAGAAAGCGCGCGAAGCCTGCCCGAATCACGTGATCTGCGCCGGCAACGTAGTGACCGGCGAGATGGTGGAGGAGCTTATCCTATCCGGCGCCGACATCGTTAAGGTCGGCATCGGCCCGGGTTCAGTCTGTACCACCCGCGTGAAGACCGGCGTGGGCTACCCGCAGCTGTCGGCGGTGATCGAATGCGCCGATGCGGCCCACGGGCTGGGCGGCCAAATCGTCAGCGACGGCGGCTGCTCGGTGCCGGGCGACGTTGCCAAAGCCTTCGGCGGCGGTGCTGACTTCGTGATGCTGGGCGGCATGCTGGCCGGCCACGACGAGTGCGAAGGCACCGTGGTGGAAGAGAACGGCGAGAAGTTCATGCTGTTCTACGGTATGAGCTCCGAGTCGGCGATGAAACGCCACGTCGGCGGCGTGGCGGAGTATCGTGCGGCCGAAGGCAAAACCGTCAAGCTGCCGCTGCGTGGCGAGGTGGAGTTTACCGTGCGCGATATCCTCGGCGGCCTGCGCTCCGCCTGCACCTACGTCGGTGCCGAGCGCCTGAAAGAGTTGACCAAGCGCACCACCTTTATCCGCGTGGCGGAGCAGGAAAACCGCGTCTTCGGCAGCAAATAA
- the hofC gene encoding protein transport protein HofC yields MKARRLFLWQAFDAQGALRRGELMSDEKRQVSRLLIEQGLQPWRIGHGKRITPGQWRGEPLIHFTRQLATLLQAGLPLVNTLQLLAAEHPSAAWRCLLRQLAEQVREGQPLSETLAAQPGVFPLIYRQLIAIGELTGNLDRCCLQLAQQQEAQLMLRRKVTKALRYPLFICAVALLVSVLMLVMVLPEFAKVYQSFDAPLPWFTQGLLGVSALLIAVGPYLALLLGALLLGYCRWLHPRPPWRRREQAALLRLPLIARLVSGGALSQTFRILTMTQRAGLTLVEGLNAAALAADHLLYRQALEQVQRQIAEGEAFHHALGLQPLFPPLCRQLARVGEESGSLDALLDKLAQWYERQTHELADTLAQTLEPLLMLVVGGIVGALVIAMYLPIFQLGSVLG; encoded by the coding sequence ATGAAAGCGCGCCGGCTGTTCCTTTGGCAGGCTTTCGACGCCCAGGGCGCCTTGCGCCGCGGCGAACTGATGAGCGATGAAAAGCGGCAGGTGAGTCGGTTGCTGATCGAACAAGGCCTGCAACCTTGGCGGATTGGGCACGGCAAACGCATCACGCCCGGCCAGTGGCGCGGAGAACCCTTAATCCACTTCACCCGCCAACTCGCCACCCTGTTGCAGGCCGGGTTGCCGCTGGTCAATACGTTGCAGCTGCTGGCGGCAGAGCACCCTTCGGCAGCCTGGCGTTGCCTGTTGCGCCAGTTGGCAGAACAGGTGCGCGAAGGGCAGCCGCTCTCCGAAACCCTTGCCGCGCAGCCAGGCGTTTTTCCACTTATCTATCGCCAACTGATCGCCATCGGCGAACTGACCGGCAACCTCGATCGCTGCTGCCTGCAGCTGGCACAACAACAGGAAGCCCAGCTGATGCTGCGCCGCAAAGTGACCAAAGCGCTGCGGTATCCCCTCTTCATCTGTGCGGTGGCGCTGCTGGTCAGCGTGCTGATGCTGGTGATGGTGCTGCCGGAATTCGCCAAGGTTTATCAGTCGTTCGATGCGCCGCTGCCCTGGTTTACCCAAGGGTTATTGGGGGTGTCCGCGCTGCTGATCGCCGTTGGCCCCTATTTGGCGCTGCTGCTCGGCGCATTGCTGCTCGGCTATTGCCGCTGGCTGCATCCACGCCCGCCATGGCGCCGACGTGAACAGGCCGCCTTGCTGCGCCTGCCGCTGATCGCCCGGCTGGTGAGCGGCGGCGCGCTGAGCCAAACCTTTCGTATTCTGACCATGACCCAACGCGCGGGGCTGACGCTGGTGGAAGGGTTGAACGCGGCGGCACTGGCGGCGGATCATCTGCTGTACCGACAGGCGCTGGAGCAGGTGCAGCGGCAGATCGCCGAAGGCGAGGCGTTTCATCATGCCCTGGGCCTGCAACCGCTGTTTCCGCCGCTGTGCCGGCAGCTGGCGCGGGTGGGCGAAGAATCCGGTTCGCTGGACGCCTTGCTGGATAAATTGGCGCAGTGGTACGAACGGCAGACGCACGAGCTGGCCGATACGCTGGCGCAAACGCTGGAGCCGCTGCTGATGCTGGTGGTGGGCGGGATTGTCGGCGCTTTGGTGATCGCCATGTACCTGCCTATCTTTCAACTGGGCAGCGTACTGGGATAA
- the gspE gene encoding type II secretion system protein GspE, with protein sequence MNAQISEEVHALCRRYQALALNEDPTTLTIALNEEAPQGLLAALRFATGKRIHLEHWPAARLEQALNQRHESLPAPLAAEEDTADIAYPDDGDAPVVQFINQTLRLAIQRRASDIHFEPFRQHFRIRLRIDGVLQTLASPPPQLAARLIARLKILGQLDIAERRQPQDGQLSLTLDSARYAMRIATLPTLHGEKVVLRVQQGEQQELPLDQLGMGRADLARYATALACPQGLILVTGPTGSGKTVTLYSGLRQLNDAQSNLCSVEDPIEIPLFGVNQTQINAKTELSFARVLRALLRQDPDVIMIGEIRDAETAEIAVKAAQTGHLVLSTLHTNSTGETLTRLMHMGIPGYLLAGCLKLVIAQRLVRRLCRHCRYPHSQPTHFPTSVWPEPLTAWRADGCEHCFGGYYGRIGVYELLAITPEIQAALLANAAPSLLADVAREQGQLSLLQAGLALASEGTTSLEELYRVIDVVQLGVTAP encoded by the coding sequence ATGAACGCGCAAATCAGCGAAGAGGTTCACGCCCTGTGCCGGCGCTATCAGGCGCTGGCGCTGAACGAAGACCCGACCACTCTCACGATCGCGCTCAACGAAGAAGCGCCGCAGGGGCTGCTGGCGGCGCTGCGTTTCGCCACCGGCAAGCGCATCCATCTGGAACACTGGCCGGCGGCCAGGCTGGAGCAGGCGCTGAACCAACGCCACGAATCGCTGCCGGCGCCGCTGGCAGCCGAAGAAGACACCGCCGACATCGCCTACCCCGACGACGGCGATGCACCGGTGGTGCAGTTCATCAACCAGACGCTGCGTCTGGCCATCCAGCGCCGCGCCTCGGATATCCACTTCGAGCCCTTTCGGCAGCATTTTCGCATTCGCCTGCGCATCGACGGCGTGCTGCAAACCCTCGCCTCACCGCCGCCGCAGCTGGCCGCGCGCCTCATCGCCCGGCTGAAGATCCTCGGCCAGTTGGATATCGCCGAGCGCCGTCAGCCTCAGGACGGGCAACTCAGCCTGACGCTGGACAGCGCGCGCTATGCCATGCGTATCGCCACCCTGCCGACGCTGCACGGCGAAAAGGTGGTGCTGCGCGTTCAACAAGGTGAGCAGCAGGAGCTGCCGCTGGATCAACTGGGCATGGGCCGGGCGGATCTGGCGCGCTACGCGACGGCGCTGGCCTGCCCGCAAGGTTTGATCCTGGTGACCGGCCCAACCGGCAGCGGCAAGACGGTCACGCTGTACAGCGGTCTGCGTCAGTTGAACGATGCGCAAAGCAACCTGTGCAGCGTCGAGGATCCGATCGAGATACCGCTGTTCGGCGTCAATCAAACCCAGATCAACGCCAAAACCGAGCTGAGTTTCGCCCGGGTGCTGCGCGCCCTGCTGCGCCAGGATCCGGATGTCATCATGATCGGCGAGATCCGCGATGCGGAAACCGCCGAGATCGCAGTCAAGGCCGCGCAAACCGGCCACCTGGTGCTGTCGACACTGCATACCAACTCCACCGGCGAAACCCTGACGCGGCTAATGCACATGGGTATCCCCGGCTACCTGCTCGCCGGCTGCCTGAAGCTGGTCATCGCACAGCGGCTGGTGCGCAGGCTGTGTCGCCACTGCCGCTACCCGCACAGCCAGCCGACGCATTTTCCTACCTCGGTCTGGCCGGAGCCGCTGACCGCCTGGCGCGCCGACGGCTGCGAGCATTGCTTCGGCGGCTACTATGGGCGCATCGGCGTGTATGAGCTGTTGGCCATTACGCCGGAAATACAGGCGGCGTTGCTGGCGAACGCCGCGCCTAGCCTGCTGGCGGATGTCGCCCGCGAGCAGGGGCAGCTTTCGTTGCTGCAGGCCGGGCTGGCGCTGGCCAGCGAAGGCACGACCTCGCTGGAAGAACTGTACCGCGTGATCGACGTCGTCCAGCTCGGCGTAACCGCGCCATGA
- the ppdD gene encoding prepilin peptidase-dependent pilin codes for METQRGFTLIELMVVIAIIAILSAIGIPAYQRYIQKAAMTDMLQTMAPYKLAVELCVLDEGAPTGCEAGSKGIPTSGTSRYVSGVKVAKGVITLTGTQTLQGLAVALTPKANADGLTRWSRLCSSENATLVEVCQEVFRFDNAAE; via the coding sequence ATGGAAACGCAACGCGGCTTTACCCTGATAGAACTGATGGTGGTGATTGCCATCATCGCCATCCTCAGCGCCATCGGCATCCCTGCCTACCAACGCTACATCCAGAAAGCGGCAATGACCGACATGCTGCAAACCATGGCGCCGTATAAACTGGCGGTCGAGCTGTGCGTGCTGGACGAAGGCGCCCCCACCGGTTGTGAGGCCGGCAGCAAAGGCATTCCCACCAGCGGCACGTCGCGTTACGTCAGTGGGGTGAAAGTCGCCAAAGGCGTGATCACGCTGACCGGCACCCAAACGCTGCAGGGGCTGGCGGTGGCATTAACCCCCAAAGCGAACGCCGATGGGCTGACCCGCTGGAGCCGGCTGTGCAGCAGCGAAAACGCAACGCTGGTTGAGGTGTGCCAGGAAGTCTTCCGCTTCGACAACGCGGCGGAGTAA
- the nadC gene encoding carboxylating nicotinate-nucleotide diphosphorylase, translating into MPTRRYSADRRRTELLERIESDIPYAVAQALREDLGGEVDAGRDITAQLLPADKQAEATVITREAGVFCGRRWLNEVFIQLGNQVQVEWLVADGDRLTPNQPLCRLRGPARVMLTGERTALNFVQTLSGVATEVSRYVALLEGTRTRLLDTRKTLPGLRTALKYAVLCGGGSNHRLGLSDAFLIKENHIIASGSIKNAVEKAFWLHADVPVEVEVESLDELQQALDAGADIIMLDNFSVEMMRQAVAQTQGRAQLEVSGNVTSETLRTFAETGVDYISVGALTKHITALDLSMRFK; encoded by the coding sequence ATGCCGACACGCCGCTACAGTGCCGACCGTCGCCGCACCGAGCTTCTTGAACGAATTGAAAGTGATATTCCCTATGCCGTCGCCCAGGCGCTGCGCGAAGACCTGGGGGGTGAAGTCGACGCCGGGCGCGATATTACCGCGCAATTGTTACCGGCGGACAAGCAGGCCGAAGCCACCGTCATCACCCGCGAAGCCGGCGTATTCTGTGGCCGCCGCTGGCTGAATGAGGTCTTTATTCAATTGGGCAACCAGGTGCAGGTGGAGTGGCTGGTGGCGGACGGCGACCGTCTGACGCCGAACCAACCGCTTTGCCGGCTGCGCGGCCCCGCGCGGGTGATGCTGACCGGCGAGCGCACCGCGCTGAACTTCGTGCAGACGCTCTCCGGCGTGGCGACCGAAGTCAGCCGCTACGTGGCCCTGCTGGAAGGCACCCGGACTCGCCTGCTCGATACCCGCAAGACCCTGCCCGGCCTGCGCACCGCGCTGAAATACGCCGTACTGTGCGGGGGCGGCAGCAACCATCGGCTGGGGCTGTCCGACGCCTTCCTGATCAAGGAAAACCACATCATCGCCTCCGGCTCTATCAAGAACGCGGTGGAAAAAGCCTTCTGGCTGCACGCCGACGTGCCGGTGGAAGTGGAAGTCGAATCGCTCGATGAGCTGCAGCAGGCGCTGGATGCCGGTGCCGATATCATCATGCTGGACAACTTCAGCGTCGAGATGATGCGTCAGGCGGTCGCTCAAACCCAGGGCCGCGCCCAGCTGGAGGTGTCCGGCAACGTCACCAGCGAGACGCTGCGCACCTTTGCCGAGACCGGCGTGGATTACATTTCGGTCGGTGCGCTGACTAAGCACATCACTGCACTCGATCTGTCGATGCGCTTCAAATGA
- the ampD gene encoding 1,6-anhydro-N-acetylmuramyl-L-alanine amidase AmpD codes for MQLENGWIVGVTRVVSPHCDRRPDDEPPSLLVIHNISLPPGEFGGPYIDQLFTGTLDPAQHPYFAEIHQLRVSAHCLIRRDGEIVQYVPFDQRAWHAGVSLYQGRDRCNDFSIGIELEGTDLLPYTEAQYRTLQVVTALLAEHYPPLVANIAGHCDIAPGRKTDPGPAFDWDRYLASLEQRDASVDAMLEARKRERNR; via the coding sequence ATGCAGTTGGAAAATGGCTGGATTGTCGGGGTGACGCGAGTGGTCTCGCCGCACTGCGATCGGCGTCCGGATGACGAGCCCCCCTCGCTGCTGGTCATCCACAACATCAGCCTGCCGCCCGGCGAATTCGGCGGCCCCTATATCGACCAGCTGTTTACCGGTACGCTCGATCCCGCGCAGCACCCCTATTTCGCCGAGATCCATCAGCTGCGGGTGTCGGCGCACTGTCTGATCCGCCGCGACGGGGAGATCGTGCAGTATGTGCCCTTCGACCAACGCGCCTGGCACGCGGGCGTTTCCCTGTATCAGGGGCGCGATCGGTGCAACGATTTCTCCATCGGCATCGAGCTGGAAGGCACCGATCTGTTGCCTTACACCGAGGCGCAATACCGCACGCTGCAGGTTGTCACCGCGCTGCTGGCCGAACATTATCCGCCGCTGGTGGCCAATATCGCCGGGCATTGCGATATCGCCCCCGGCCGCAAGACCGATCCCGGGCCGGCGTTCGATTGGGATCGCTATCTGGCATCTCTGGAACAACGCGACGCGTCCGTCGACGCTATGCTTGAGGCAAGAAAAAGGGAGAGGAATCGCTAA
- the ampE gene encoding beta-lactamase regulator AmpE yields the protein MTLFTLLLVLAWERLFKLGEHWQLDHRLEVVFQRLHRVSLAQTLAMTAAWMVIVWGVLWLSHGLFFGVVTLLLWIVIDLLCVGAGIKRKHYRAYLKAARQGDTHASDQMAEELALIHGLPVDCSEELRLRELQNALLWINFRYYLAPLFWFVVFGPYGPIALAGYAFLRAYQTWLARHNTPLERSQSGIDHLLNWLDWIPVRLAGVAYALFGHGERALPAWFASLGDRHSSSYQVLTRLAQFSLARDPHMDPVQTPRAAVTLARKVTMIIVVVVALLTIYGTLL from the coding sequence ATGACGCTGTTTACGCTGTTGCTGGTTTTGGCCTGGGAGCGCCTGTTTAAGCTGGGAGAACACTGGCAGTTGGATCACCGTCTCGAAGTGGTGTTTCAGCGGCTGCATCGGGTTTCGCTGGCGCAGACGCTGGCGATGACTGCCGCCTGGATGGTGATCGTCTGGGGCGTTCTGTGGCTGTCTCACGGATTGTTCTTCGGCGTGGTGACGCTGCTGCTGTGGATCGTCATCGATCTGCTGTGCGTCGGCGCCGGCATCAAGCGCAAACACTACCGCGCCTACCTGAAAGCGGCGCGGCAGGGCGATACCCACGCCAGCGATCAGATGGCGGAAGAGCTGGCGTTGATCCACGGTTTGCCGGTGGACTGCAGCGAAGAGCTGCGCCTGCGCGAGCTGCAAAACGCGCTGCTGTGGATCAATTTCCGCTATTACCTGGCGCCGCTGTTCTGGTTCGTGGTCTTTGGGCCTTACGGGCCGATCGCGTTGGCGGGGTATGCCTTCCTGCGCGCCTATCAAACCTGGCTGGCGCGTCACAATACGCCGCTGGAGCGTTCGCAGTCGGGTATCGATCATCTGCTGAACTGGCTGGACTGGATCCCGGTGCGTTTGGCCGGGGTGGCCTACGCGCTGTTCGGCCACGGCGAGCGTGCGCTGCCGGCCTGGTTCGCCTCGCTGGGGGATCGGCATTCGTCGTCGTATCAGGTGTTGACGCGGCTGGCGCAGTTCTCGCTGGCGCGCGATCCGCATATGGATCCGGTGCAAACGCCGCGGGCGGCGGTGACGCTGGCTCGCAAGGTGACGATGATCATCGTGGTGGTAGTGGCGCTGTTGACCATTTACGGCACGCTGCTTTAA
- the hemL gene encoding glutamate-1-semialdehyde 2,1-aminomutase gives MSLHSKSESLYAQAQQLIPGGVNSPVRAFTGVGGVPLFIERADGAYLFDADGKAYIDYVGSWGPMVLGHNHPAIRDAVIEAAQRGLSFGAPTEMEVKMAQLVTELVPTMDMVRMVNSGTEATMSAIRLARGYTNRDKIIKFEGCYHGHADCLLVKAGSGALTLGQPNSPGVPADFAKHTLTCTYNDLDSVRAAFEQYPSEIACIIVEPVAGNMNCVPPLPEFLPGLRALCDKYGALLIIDEVMTGFRVALAGAQSYYGVEPDLTCLGKIIGGGMPVGAFGGRRDVMDALAPTGPVYQAGTLSGNPIAMAAGYACLTEVSQVGVHQTLTELTEMLAAGLLHAAQEENIPLVVNNVGGMFGLFFTDAPTVTCYQDVMQCDVERFKRFFHLMLEEGVYLAPSAFEAGFMSVAHSKEDIQRTIDAARRCFAKL, from the coding sequence ATGAGCCTACACAGCAAGTCCGAAAGTCTGTACGCCCAGGCGCAACAGTTGATCCCCGGTGGGGTGAACTCTCCGGTGCGTGCATTCACCGGCGTAGGCGGTGTGCCGCTGTTTATCGAGCGGGCTGACGGGGCTTACCTGTTCGATGCCGACGGCAAGGCCTATATCGACTATGTCGGTTCCTGGGGGCCGATGGTGCTGGGGCACAACCACCCGGCGATCCGCGACGCGGTGATCGAAGCGGCGCAGCGCGGCCTGAGCTTCGGCGCGCCGACCGAGATGGAAGTCAAAATGGCGCAGCTGGTCACCGAACTGGTGCCTACCATGGATATGGTGCGTATGGTGAACTCGGGCACCGAAGCCACCATGAGCGCCATCCGCCTGGCGCGCGGCTACACCAACCGCGACAAAATCATCAAGTTCGAAGGCTGCTACCACGGCCACGCCGACTGCCTGCTGGTGAAAGCCGGTTCCGGTGCGCTGACCCTCGGCCAGCCGAACTCACCGGGCGTGCCGGCCGACTTCGCCAAGCACACCCTGACCTGCACCTATAACGACCTGGATTCGGTGCGGGCCGCCTTCGAGCAGTACCCGTCCGAGATCGCCTGTATCATCGTCGAGCCGGTTGCCGGCAACATGAACTGCGTGCCGCCGCTGCCGGAATTCCTGCCGGGCCTGCGCGCCCTGTGCGACAAGTACGGCGCGCTCTTGATCATCGATGAAGTGATGACCGGTTTCCGCGTGGCGCTGGCCGGCGCACAGTCCTATTACGGCGTCGAGCCGGATCTGACCTGCCTCGGCAAAATCATCGGCGGCGGCATGCCGGTGGGCGCCTTCGGCGGCCGCCGCGACGTGATGGACGCGCTGGCGCCGACCGGCCCGGTCTACCAGGCGGGCACCCTGTCCGGCAACCCGATCGCCATGGCGGCGGGCTATGCCTGCCTGACCGAAGTATCACAGGTAGGCGTGCACCAGACGCTGACCGAGCTGACTGAAATGCTAGCCGCAGGCCTGCTGCATGCGGCGCAGGAAGAGAATATCCCGCTGGTAGTCAACAACGTCGGCGGCATGTTCGGCCTGTTCTTCACCGACGCGCCGACAGTGACCTGCTATCAGGACGTGATGCAGTGCGATGTGGAACGCTTCAAACGCTTCTTCCACCTGATGCTGGAGGAAGGGGTGTATCTGGCGCCGTCCGCCTTCGAAGCGGGCTTCATGTCCGTGGCGCACAGCAAGGAAGACATTCAGCGCACCATCGACGCCGCGCGTCGCTGCTTCGCCAAGCTGTAA